One Candidatus Krumholzibacteriota bacterium genomic region harbors:
- a CDS encoding DUF11 domain-containing protein gives MRRSLMAVVFLSVMTFSAAASAGKPELSSEMTAVKIVIEKENHEIRVPAETVYPNDMVEYTLVCRNTGDESASDVGVIGPVPTGTSYLDKTASEIDGATPVFSIDGGESYHQAPVTYEVVRKDGSREIKTATPDMITHIKWVVAGEIDAGREVKVSYRVQVK, from the coding sequence ATGAGAAGAAGTCTTATGGCTGTGGTCTTTCTTTCCGTGATGACCTTCTCCGCCGCGGCATCGGCCGGAAAGCCCGAGCTTTCCAGCGAGATGACGGCCGTGAAGATTGTCATTGAAAAAGAAAACCATGAGATCAGAGTGCCCGCAGAGACGGTGTATCCGAATGATATGGTCGAATACACCCTTGTCTGCCGCAATACCGGTGATGAATCAGCTTCGGATGTAGGCGTGATCGGACCGGTACCGACAGGTACTTCTTACCTTGACAAGACTGCCAGCGAGATCGATGGGGCTACGCCCGTTTTCAGTATCGATGGTGGAGAAAGCTACCACCAGGCACCAGTCACATATGAGGTTGTCAGGAAAGACGGGAGCAGGGAGATAAAGACTGCCACCCCGGACATGATAACCCACATCAAATGGGTGGTCGCCGGAGAGATCGACGCTGGCAGAGAAGTCAAAGTCTCTTACCGCGTGCAGGTCAAGTAG
- a CDS encoding YHS domain-containing protein: MVASVGCGKKQEEQKTDSQTEVKRVKGGYLIDPVDKQMIDVENSQYSYVYKEIEYKFNSKENMEAFMKDPEKYLAKK, encoded by the coding sequence ATGGTCGCGTCAGTCGGATGCGGCAAAAAACAGGAAGAGCAGAAAACCGACAGCCAGACCGAGGTAAAGAGAGTAAAGGGCGGGTATCTTATAGATCCGGTCGACAAACAGATGATCGATGTTGAGAATTCGCAGTACTCTTATGTCTACAAGGAGATCGAATACAAGTTCAACAGCAAGGAAAACATGGAAGCGTTCATGAAAGATCCTGAGAAATACCTTGCCAAAAAATAG